Proteins encoded together in one Diabrotica undecimpunctata isolate CICGRU chromosome 3, icDiaUnde3, whole genome shotgun sequence window:
- the LOC140437107 gene encoding uncharacterized protein yields the protein MKQILVLSILVISTFGAKLNQYLPPRPENDNAQYQPPALPNQPFSAASQSQQQFATPNFQQASRQYLTPNKGSGQPGQGSSPFGQVAGQFGQQSNQFGLRNSFNANGNGNSDKQYVAPNKQDASGQSSNSFGNFQQPNSFNGNVNGGHNRQYLAPNKQDASGQSSNSFGEVQTRNNFNGNGQRPISSFGSKSTNQAPNSGNDNTFAPSFNSFNQKAAPNGQFGQSGSFLNGFNQQSGQGQYNGQFSGSQSAPIGLIRSEFNPDQGDGHYSYSYETENGISAQEEGFVQNEGKSAQGAFSYTSPEGEQISLEYTADANGFVPKGSHVPEIPEAILKSIEQNKAEEARGEYNEGSYREEYNQEGSNGNNRYQGNLNNKYQGNVNGGYQGNGPREQSPFASQENRQVASLSGPKSFGAQSNGYQYSSPSKPNNAADQGTFASQQNNQVTPFGGQQGSKSSFGQNSNNGYQYSASNIAKSNFADQGSFASQQNQQVAQFGKQQGLFGKATGPKTSFGSSAQFGQQNGDSKNIGKQNNGYQYPIPEPSPFSSQQNKQTTSFGSQFSLKSQYRAPEQSPSASQNNGQFSSFQGPKSQVSGFSGNNGFNSQSAFQNKGQQSGASGQFGTVQDSNGGYKY from the exons ATGAAGCAA atATTAGTCCTGTCGATATTGGTTATCTCCACATTTGGAGCAAAATTAAACCAGTATCTTCCTCCAAGACCTGAAAATGACAACGCCCAATACCAACCTCCAGCACTTCCCAATCAACCTTTTTCCGCCGCAAGTCAATCCCAACAACAATTCGCTACTCCAAACTTTCAACAGGCAAGCAGACAATATCTGACTCCAAACAAAGGATCCGGGCAACCGGGTCAAGGTTCCAGTCCTTTCGGTCAAGTTGCTGGACAATTTGGACAACAATCTAACCAATTCGGGCTTAGAAATTCTTTTAATGCTAATGGAAATGGTAACTCTGACAAACAATATGTAGCTCCCAACAAACAAGATGCTTCTGGACAAAGTTCTAACTCTTTCGGAAACTTCCAACAACCAAACTCTTTTAATGGAAACGTAAATGGAGGTCATAATAGACAATACTTAGCTCCCAACAAACAAGACGCTTCTGGACAAAGTTCTAACTCATTTGGAGAAGTCCAAACTCGCAACAATTTTAATGGTAATGGACAAAGGCCCATCTCAAGCTTTGGTTCAAAATCTACCAATCAAGCACCAAACTCTGGAAACGATAACACCTTCGCACCATCATTTAACTCTTTTAATCAAAAAGCAGCACCCAATGGACAATTTGGACAGTCAGGTTCATTTTTAAACGGTTTCAATCAACAATCCGGGCAAGGACAATACAACGGTCAATTTTCTGGTTCTCAATCCGCCCCAATTGGTTTAATCAGATCTGAATTCAATCCTGATCAAGGAGATGGACACTACAGCTATTCATACGAAACTGAAAATGGAATTTCTGCCCAAGAAGAAGGTTTTGTTCAAAATGAAGGTAAATCTGCACAGGGAGCATTCTCTTATACTTCTCCAGAAGGTGAACAGATATCTCTTGAATACACTGCTGACGCAAATGGTTTCGTACCAAAAGGATCACATGTTCCTGAAATTCCCGAAGCGATCTTGAAATCTATTGAACAGAATAAAGCTGAAGAAGCTCGTGGAGAATACAATGAAGGTTCCTATAGAGAGGAATATAACCAAGAAGGCTCAAATGGAAACAATAGATACCAaggtaatttaaataataaatatcaagGAAATGTAAACGGTGGATATCAAGGAAATGGACCACGTGAACAATCTCCATTTGCTTCTCAAGAAAATAGACAAGTAGCATCTTTATCAGGTCCAAAATCCTTTGGAGCACAAAGCAATGGCTATCAATATTCAAGTCCATCAAAACCTAACAACGCTGCTGATCAAGGTACATTTGCGTCCCAGCAAAACAATCAAGTAACACCTTTCGGAGGTCAGCAGGGCTCCAAATCTTCCTTTGGACAAAATAGTAACAACGGATACCAATATTCAGCTTCTAATATCGCTAAATCAAATTTTGCAGATCAGGGTAGCTTTGCTTCTCAACAAAACCAACAAGTAGCACAATTTGGTAAGCAACAAGGACTTTTTGGAAAAGCAACTGGACCTAAAACGTCATTCGGATCTTCAGCTCAATTTGGACAGCAAAATGGAGATTCTAAAAATATTGGTAAACAAAACAATGGTTATCAATATCCAATTCCTGAACCGTCCCCTTTTTCTTCCCAACAAAATAAGCAAACAACTTCTTTTGGATCCCAATTTTCTCTAAAATCTCAGTACAGAGCTCCTGAACAGTCACCATCAGCCAGTCAAAACAATGGACAGTTTAGTTCATTCCAAGGACCAAAGAGTCAAGTTTCAGGTTTTTCTGGAAACAATGGATTCAACAGTCAGTCAGCATTCCAAAACAAAGGACAGCAGAGCGGTGCATCTGGACAATTTGGCACAGTCCAAGATAGCAATGGTGGTTACAAATATTAA